Proteins co-encoded in one Dyella japonica A8 genomic window:
- a CDS encoding DUF922 domain-containing protein, whose protein sequence is MAVFCSGLYAADAPGPVTFNTYTYDVHGGTVFDIENELHDKSPLVVHGRHMHGKTHWEIHYHYHWKMDGDQCVLDEFDATLNVDTFLPQWVRPQHPNPMLAHDWDRYIAALRMHERGHAEVGEDAREVLVTRAKAMGPAPTCDVIKKQVIDLVAEVVDAHRKVDAMYDDKTDHGRTQGAHFP, encoded by the coding sequence ATGGCGGTGTTTTGCTCTGGCCTGTATGCGGCGGATGCACCTGGTCCGGTGACGTTCAACACCTACACCTATGATGTGCATGGTGGGACCGTGTTCGACATCGAGAACGAGCTGCACGACAAGAGTCCGCTCGTTGTGCATGGCCGTCATATGCACGGCAAGACACATTGGGAGATCCACTATCACTATCACTGGAAAATGGATGGAGACCAATGCGTACTCGACGAGTTTGACGCAACGTTGAACGTCGATACGTTTCTGCCGCAGTGGGTTCGCCCGCAGCATCCCAACCCGATGCTGGCGCATGATTGGGATCGCTACATTGCCGCACTGCGGATGCACGAGCGCGGTCATGCTGAAGTGGGTGAAGATGCTCGAGAGGTATTGGTGACGCGAGCGAAAGCCATGGGGCCTGCACCAACTTGCGATGTTATAAAAAAACAGGTCATTGATCTTGTCGCCGAGGTTGTCGATGCGCATCGCAAGGTGGACGCCATGTATGACGACAAGACAGATCACGGCAGAACGCAAGGAGCGCATTTCCCCTGA